The genome window TCCGTGGGCGGGCCGCGCGGCTCGGACGTCGCCGACCCGATCGCCGAACCGTCGGTCATCGCGGACGGCGTGGCAGCCTGGGCGCGCGATTTCCTGAACGAGCTCGAGGTGGTGCACCCGCAGATCGCGCCCCGGCTCCTCAAGGACGCCGCGCGCGAGCACCGCTTCGCGCTCTCCGCGGTCGGGTTCTTCGACCGGCTCCCGTGGCGCATCCAGTGGTGAGGGCGGGCAGGCTCTTCATGGTGAGCACCCCCATCGGTCACCTGGGGGATTTTTCTTTTCGAGGGGTCGAAGTGCTGCGGCAGGTGGCGCTGATCGCGGCCGAGGACACCCGGCACACCCGGCGCCTGCTCACCCACTACGAGATAACGGCGAGGCTCATCAGCATCCACGCGCATACGAGAGTGGAGGAGATCGAACGGCTGCTGGACCGGGTCGAGCGCGGTGAGGACGTCGCCTACGTCACGGACGCCGGGACGCCGGGAGTGTCGGATCCCGGCGGCCTGATCGCGGAACGGGCGCACCGGCGCGGCATCACGGTGGTGCCGGTGCCGGGACCCGCGGCGGTCCTCGCAGCCTTGACCGCGGCGGGTTTTCCCGCGGACCGTTTCCTCTTTCTGGGCTTCCTCCCCCGGCGTGGCACC of Gemmatimonadales bacterium contains these proteins:
- the rsmI gene encoding 16S rRNA (cytidine(1402)-2'-O)-methyltransferase — its product is MVSTPIGHLGDFSFRGVEVLRQVALIAAEDTRHTRRLLTHYEITARLISIHAHTRVEEIERLLDRVERGEDVAYVTDAGTPGVSDPGGLIAERAHRRGITVVPVPGPAAVLAALTAAGFPADRFLFLGFLPRRGTGRAELLEQIAASAWTCVCYEAPGRTAALLRDLAARCGDSRAAAVARELTKIHEEVRRGTLGELAAYYEAHPPRGEVTVVVGARPRQEVVAAEPAPDADHLVAELRGSGPPAAVAKELAKRLRISRQEAYRLLTRA